One window of the Triticum dicoccoides isolate Atlit2015 ecotype Zavitan chromosome 3B, WEW_v2.0, whole genome shotgun sequence genome contains the following:
- the LOC119278219 gene encoding delta(3,5)-Delta(2,4)-dienoyl-CoA isomerase, peroxisomal-like gives MASGGSSDAEAELRRGFKALAVTRPDPAAAVYEVRLSRPAQRNALSPDSFAEIPRAMALLDRVPAARAVVLSAAGPHFCAGIELGGPGNPLTAPFSRGADPAAAAEGLRRAILGMQAALTAVELCRKPVIAAVHGACVGGGVDLVAACDIRYCSKDATFVLKEVDMAIVADLGALQRLPRIVGYGNAADLALTGRRITAAEAKEMGLVSRVFDSKQELDAGVAKIAKEISEKSANAVMGTKAVLLRSRDITVEQGLEHVATWNSGMLRSNDLMEAIKAFMEKRKPVFSKL, from the exons ATGGCCAGCGGCGGCTCGTCGGACGCGGAGGCGGAGCTGCGGCGGGGCTTCAAGGCCCTGGCCGTGACGCGGCCGGACCCGGCGGCCGCGGTCTACGAGGTGCGCCTCAGCCGCCCCGCGCAGCGCAACGCGCTCAGCCCGGACTCCTTCGCGGAGATCCCGCGCGCCATGGCGCTGCTCGACCGCGTCCCCGCCGCGCGCGCCGTCGTGCTCTCCGCCGCGGGCCCGCACTTCTGCGCGGGCATCGAGCTCGGCGGGCCCGGGAACCCGCTCACCGCGCCCTTCAGCCGGGGCGCCGACCCCGCGGCCGCGGCCGAGGGGCTCCGCCGCGCGATCCTCGGCATGCAAGCCGCGCTCACCGCCGTCGAGCTGTGCCGGAAGCCCGTCATCGCGGCCGTGCACGGCGCCTGCGTCGGCGGCGGCGTCGACCTCGTCGCCGCCTGCGACATACGCTACTGCTCCAAGGACGCCACGTTCGTGCTCAAGGAGGTGGACATGGCCATCGTCGCCGACCTCGGCGCGCTGCAGCGCCTGCCGCGGATCGTCGGCTACGGGAACGCGGCGGACCTCGCGCTCACCGGCCGCAGGATCACCGCCGCGGAGGCCAAGGAGATGGGGCTCGTCAGCAGGGTGTTCGATTCCAAGCAGGAGCTGGATGCCGGTGTTGCGAAGATCGCCAAAG AAATATCAGAGAAGTCGGCAAACGCAGTGATGGGAACGAAGGCAGTTCTACTGAGAAGCAGAGATATCACAGTAGAGCAGGGTCTGGAACATGTAGCGACTTGGAATTCTGGAATGCTGAGATCTAATGACCTGATGGAGGCCATCAAAGCTTTCATGGAGAAGCGGAAGCCTGTTTTCTCTAAACTCTG
- the LOC119282014 gene encoding probable glutathione S-transferase GSTU6: MAGEGDDVKLLGTVVSPFAVRVRMTLHLKGVSYEDLEQDVFDKGELLLASNPVRKKVPVLILIHDGRPICESLVIVEYVDEVWAGAAPLLPTDPHGRADARFWAAYVDDKVVTAMLGILRATTDVERAERLDAALAAVRPLEDAFAECSGVKAFFAGDSVGYLDLALGCHLFWFEALREMFDVMIIDAGRTPRLAAWAGRFAETETAKKAASPIKSIVEYAGKLRAIWAAIAAAAK, from the coding sequence ATGGCCGGGGAAGGAGACGACGTCAAGCTGCTGGGCACGGTGGTGAGCCCGTTCGCGGTCCGCGTGCGCATGACCCTGCACCTCAAAGGTGTGAGCTACGAGGACCTGGAGCAGGACGTGTTCGACAAGGGCGAGCTCCTCCTCGCATCCAACCCGGTGCGCAAGAAGGTCCCCGTGCTCATCCTCATCCACGACGGCAGGCCCATCTGTGAGTCGCTCGTCATCGTCGAGTACGTCGACGAGGTCTGGGCCGGCGCGGCCCCGCTCCTCCCCACCGACCCCCACGGCCGCGCCGACGCGCGCTTCTGGGCAGCCTACGTCGACGACAAGGTGGTCACCGCGATGTTAGGCATCCTGCGCGCGACCACCGATGTGGAGCGGGCGGAGAGGCTCGACGCCGCGCTCGCGGCGGTCAGGCCCTTGGAGGACGCCTTTGCCGAGTGCTCTGGCGTCAAGGCCTTCTTCGCTGGCGACTCTGTCGGGTACCTCGACCTCGCGCTCGGGTGCCATCTCTTCTGGTTCGAGGCGCTCCGCGAGATGTTCGACGTGATGATCATCGACGCCGGCAGGACTCCGCGCTTGGCCGCCTGGGCTGGGAGGTTCGCGGAGACAGAGACGGCCAAGAAGGCGGCGTCACCCATTAAGAGCATAGTGGAATACGCCGGGAAGCTGCGGGCTATCTGGGCTGCCATTGCCGCGGCTGCCAAGTAA